DNA from Balaenoptera acutorostrata chromosome 14, mBalAcu1.1, whole genome shotgun sequence:
AAACTTATTCACTTCTTTGGAGCTCACCACAGTGCTGATCTTCTTTTTCCCGTCAGTAGCTCTTAACAGACACTTGTTGTCTGAGGGCTCAAAGCCCTCCACAGAACCCTTCCTTGGAATGGGTTTAGTTCGACCATCATACTTCTTCAGGGTGATGAACACGCTGCCCGACAACCGGCACTTCTGGAAGAGCCTGGTCAGCTCCGTCAGGAACTGCTCACTCTCCAGCAGCACCATCCTGACCCTGCTGCCTCCGCTCCATCAGCATAAGCCCCAAGCCGTTGGAGCcggaagttttccttttttttttttttaattgaggtatagttgatttacaatattgtattagtttcaggtatacagcaaagtgattcagatatatagagatagattacctatctatctatctgttcttttccagattctttccccttataagttattacaaagtattgagtatagttccctgtgctatacattaaatccttgttgtctatctattttatatataatggtaggtatctgttaatcccatactcctaatttatccttcccccactctcccctttgataaccatgtttgttttctatatctgtgagtctgtttctgttttgtaaataaatttttctattatattatagattccacatataagagatatcatataatatttgtctttgtccgatttacttcacttaatatgataatctttaggtccatccatgttgctgcaaatggcattatttcattcttttttatggctgaataacattccactgtatatatataatatatatgtatataccacatcttatttatccattcatctgttgatgggcacttagattgcttctacgtcttggctattgtaaatggtgctgctgtgaacattggggtgagtgtatcttttgaattaagagttttctccagatatatgcccaggagtgggattgcaggattatatggtagctctatttttagtttttgaaggaat
Protein-coding regions in this window:
- the LOC102997677 gene encoding signal recognition particle 14 kDa protein, with protein sequence MVLLESEQFLTELTRLFQKCRLSGSVFITLKKYDGRTKPIPRKGSVEGFEPSDNKCLLRATDGKKKISTVVSSKEVNKFQMAYSNLLRANMDGLKKRDKKSKSKKSKAAQ